The stretch of DNA CTCGAGGCTGAGCCCCAGCGGGCACCCGGCATGGTCCGGCGGCCGACAGGTGAGACGGTCGCCGACCGTTGGTTCGGTGCTCCTGACGTGCAAGCCCGCAAGGAGATTCTGATCGACTTCGGCGTCCGGGTAACCCTCTTCCCGGCCATCGCTCCGGTTCGCTGGGTACCCGGCTTCCTGCATGGCCCCGAGCAGAGTCCGACGGACACGCTGTAGGGGAAAACTCACGTGGGTGATGCGCCGACGGGCGGATCACCCACGTGAGCCCACTACCGCGCAACTCCGGCCTATGCAAGCCGAGTATCGCTGCCAGGCTTTCAACACGGCGGAAAAGCGGCAAGGCGAGTGAGGCGGCTGGATGGACGAGGCGAAACTGCGTGAGAGCGCAGTGGCAGAGTTGCGGGTTGATCACACGACTTCCGATGGGGTGTGGACGATCACGTCGCGAGACCGGTTGGCCGACCAGGCGATCGCCGAAGCCCTCCCGACGGAGCGGTGTGACGGGTCTCCAGAATCCTGTGGGCTCGTACGGACTGTCCTGGCGGATGAGGTTGCGATACGAATAAAAGATGCTGGCTCCGTGCTTGGCGGCCGGGAGCTCTTGGACGGGGCGGGTGAGCAATGGCGTTCCTGTTCACCCTCCGATCTGAACCCGCCGTTGGCCCTATCTACATGGAGTCGACTTCATGGGGGTTGTGCCTTTGGCTCCGCAAGATCACACGGGATGGCGGATGGGTAGACGGACCCCTGGACGTCAGGCTCCGGCTGCAACGGAACTTCACGCGGACCCGATCAGGGATTGAGGTGGCTCTCGCTCAACCGAGGGTCCAGCTTCTGCGATCCGGGGCCTCGGCTGCGTCCTACCAGTTGGCTGTTTAGAGAGTTGGCGCATTCTATCGAAACGTCCGGGCGGAGAGGAGGATGTAATGCTTCCCCTGCTCGAGGTGTGACAATCAAATTCTGGTGTGTTCGGCGCTGGAGGAAGCCGCGGCAACGTCTCGTACAGCGGGGTCCACCTGGCGGTGGTCGCAAGCTGCCGCTCGGCTGCGGCATTGGCCTTGAGGTCCTCCGAAAGTCCTTCATCGCCAGCGGTGGTGTTCTCGCTTTCTCCGCATCAAGCCGAACTACGAACCTTGTGAGAGAGCGCTCGGCGGAGCATGTGTGTTGCACCGCCCCTTGTACTACAGCCGGTGAACCTTCCCCTTGATCGTGGACACCTGGAAACTGGGACATGAGGTTCCAGAGGAAGTAGTGCCAGGTGGGAAGCAAGAACAAACGCAGCAGGCGGTACACGGAGGAGTTCAAACGGGACGCGGTCGCGCTCGTTCGCTCCTCCGGGAAGACCGTCACCGAGGTGGCCCGGGAGATCGGGGTCAGCGCCGAGGGACTGCGGAACTGGGTCAAGCAGGACACGATCGACCGTGGGCAGGGGGCGCCGGGAGAGCTGACGACGGCCGAGCGTGAAGAGCTGCGCCGGCTGCGGAGGCTGGCCGCCGAGCAGGCGGAGACGATCGAGGTGCTGCGAAAAGCGGCGGTCTTCTTCGCGAAGGAGAGCGATCGATGAGCGAGGTGTACGCGTTCATCGAGGCGGAGAAGACCACCCATAACGTTGCTCTGTTATGCCGGCTGCTGAAGGTGGCCCGCTCCTCCTTCTACGCGTGGCTGGCCGGCGAGAAGACGCGCTCGGCGAGGAAGGCCGCCGATGACGCCCTGGCCCACGAGATCACCGTGCTCCACGTCGCCTCCAAAGCCACCTACGGGGTGCCGCGCATCCACGCCGGGCTGCGCCGGCTCGGACACCGCGTGAACCGCAAACGGATCGAGCGCGTCATGCGTGAACGCGGCATCAGCGGTGTCACACGGCGCAGGCGCAAGGGCCTGACCCGCCCGGCCAAAAGGGCGGTGCCCGCCCCGGACCTGATCGGCCGAGACTTCACCGCACCGGCGCCGGGGATGAAGCTGGTCGGCGACATCACCTACATCGCCACCGATGAGGGCTGGCTGTATCTGGCGACCTGGCTGGACCTCGCAACCCGCGAGATCGTCGGCTACTCGATGGCCGACCACCACCGCGCCGGCCTGGTCGTGGACGCGCTGAAGATGGCCGCCGGACGCGGGCAGCTGAAGCCCGGATGCATTGCGCACTCGGACCGCGGCAGTGAATACACCTCCGACGAACTCCGGCGTGAAATAGACAGGTTGGGACTGCATCAGAGCATGGGCCGCACCGGCTCATGCTTCGACAACGCCGCCGCCGAGTCGTTCTTCGCACTGCTGAAGGAGGAGATCGGAACCCGCAGCTGGCCCGACCGGTCCAGCGCCCGCGCGGAAATCTTCGCTTTCGTCGAGACCTTCTACAACCGACAGCGCCTACGCCGCCATCCACGCTGGGGCTACCTCACCCCGCTGGAGACCCGACAGCGCCTCGAACAAGAACACGCCCTCGTGGCGTAAGCATCGAGTGTCCAAGATCACGGGAAGCTTCACGGAGATCTTGTGGCGGGTTCTGTGGCGCGTCGTTGACCGGGCATGATGCTGGGTGTGACGGCTGAGCAGATAGCCGAGTGGGATGCGGAACTGTCCGTGTTGACCGGGTCGTTGGGGTGTTTGTTCAACCGTCCGGAGTCGCGGGTGGTGTTCGCGCAGTTCATCGAGGGACTGCTGGCGGAGCTGCCGAAGAAGAACGGCTGGACGCTGTCGGAGCGGGCGGGGCATGTCACAGCGGACCGGATGCAGTGGCTGCTCAACGGCTCGGTATGGGAGGCGGACCGGCTGCGCGGCGCGGTGCGTGACTACGTGCTTTCGCACCTGGGCGATGCGGACGCCTCGCTGGTCATCGACGACACCCAGGTTCAGAAGAAGGGCGCGAAATCGGTCGGGGTGGCCTTCCAGCACTGCGGACTGACCGGCGATGTCCGCAACTGCCAGACCATGGTGATGCTCACCTACGCCACCGCCGCCGGACACGCCTTTATCGACCCCCGCCTGTATCTGCCCGAAGAGTGGACCGCCGACCGGGAGCGGTGCCGCCAGGCGGGCGTTCCCGACGAGGTCGCCATCGCGACCAAGCCCGAGCTGGCCATCACCATGCTCGAACAGGCCCGGGCGGCCCGCGTTCCGTTCACCTGGGTGCCGGCCGACGCCGGCTCCGGCCGCGACCCGCAGCTGCGGGCCTGGTGTCACCAACGAGTGGTGCCCTATGTACTCGGCGTCCCGGTCGACCTGCCCCTCGACGGCCCGCCCGGCAAACCCCGCCACCCAGCCGTGAAGCGCGCCGATGGCCTGCTCCACCACGCCAAGGCCCGTGACCAGTGGGAACGCCGCTCCTGCGGCGACGGAGCCAAGGGCACCCGCCTCTACGACTGGACGGCCTTCGCCATGACCGTGAAGGACGAGGACCCGGCCGACACTTTCACACACTGGCTGGTGCTGCGACGGTCCCTTCACCCCAACCGGCGCGGCAAGGACGGCCAACTCCACAGCGAGATCGCCTACTTCCTCGTCCACGCCCCCGCCGACACCGCCATCTCGGAGATCATCGCCCGGGCCGGCGGCCGCTGACAGATCGAGGAGGACAACGAGATCAACAAGCAGCTCGTCGGCCTGGCCCAGTACCAGGTCCGCAAGTGGACCCCCTGGCACCGCCACGTCACCGCCTGCATGCTGGCCACCGCGTTCCTTGCCGTCCAACGCGCCGCCTTCCCCGAACCCGACCAGGACCCCGAGCTGGAACAAGCTCCTGACCTGGGAAAAGACCAGAGCACCGGCGAGAGCGGGGCCACCGGCTGATCCCCGGCCCGCTCCTGCGGCCCTCCGTCCACGCCATCCGGCACTGCCTGGCCGCCACCCACCTCAACCCCCGCCACCCCGTCGAGACCGTCCTGACCTGCGAGTTATGGCGCCGCCTGCACCAGACCCGTGCCATGGTCAGCCACTACCGACGCCGCGGCGACCCGCTACCGCCCCGCCTGCGGCCCTGGGAGCACCACCGGCCTATCCCGCCGATCACCGACCCTCAAGATCTCCGGCTGTAGTACCGGCGGGATATCGAAGCCGCGCACAATGGCGCTCACGGCCTCGATTTGATGGTCACTGATGGGCGTCATCTGTTTTCACTGCTGCGGGGCGGGTTGTGGTGGGTGGTTGGTGTTGATGGTGTCGTCTGGTTGGTGAAGATTGTTGTCGTTTCACCGGGTGGGGTGGATGACGCCTGCGTGGGCGGGAGTTGGTGGATTCCGGGGCTGGGGGAGTGCGGGTTTGGACCTCACGCGTGCGTCGCGTCCGGGGTGGCGTGATCGGCGATCCAGTGGTCGACGCGGGCCCACTGGGTGAGCAGCCACTCGCTGCGGGCATCGTCGCCCGGCGGGACGCGGCTTGGGGGTATGCGCCACCAGTACACTCGCACGCTGTCGCGTAGCGGCAGCCGGCTCCAAGCGGTGCGTGCCGAGTGGACGACGTCGAGGCCGGTGTGGGCGACGAAGACCACGTCGGCCGTGGGCGCGGCGGCGATCGCGGCGAGGGCCCCGGCGTCCTGCGGCGGCAAGACATGGTGCATTTGTTCCGC from Streptomyces sp. 6-11-2 encodes:
- a CDS encoding IS3 family transposase, giving the protein MSEVYAFIEAEKTTHNVALLCRLLKVARSSFYAWLAGEKTRSARKAADDALAHEITVLHVASKATYGVPRIHAGLRRLGHRVNRKRIERVMRERGISGVTRRRRKGLTRPAKRAVPAPDLIGRDFTAPAPGMKLVGDITYIATDEGWLYLATWLDLATREIVGYSMADHHRAGLVVDALKMAAGRGQLKPGCIAHSDRGSEYTSDELRREIDRLGLHQSMGRTGSCFDNAAAESFFALLKEEIGTRSWPDRSSARAEIFAFVETFYNRQRLRRHPRWGYLTPLETRQRLEQEHALVA
- a CDS encoding IS701 family transposase, with translation MTAEQIAEWDAELSVLTGSLGCLFNRPESRVVFAQFIEGLLAELPKKNGWTLSERAGHVTADRMQWLLNGSVWEADRLRGAVRDYVLSHLGDADASLVIDDTQVQKKGAKSVGVAFQHCGLTGDVRNCQTMVMLTYATAAGHAFIDPRLYLPEEWTADRERCRQAGVPDEVAIATKPELAITMLEQARAARVPFTWVPADAGSGRDPQLRAWCHQRVVPYVLGVPVDLPLDGPPGKPRHPAVKRADGLLHHAKARDQWERRSCGDGAKGTRLYDWTAFAMTVKDEDPADTFTHWLVLRRSLHPNRRGKDGQLHSEIAYFLVHAPADTAISEIIARAGGR
- a CDS encoding transposase; the encoded protein is MGSKNKRSRRYTEEFKRDAVALVRSSGKTVTEVAREIGVSAEGLRNWVKQDTIDRGQGAPGELTTAEREELRRLRRLAAEQAETIEVLRKAAVFFAKESDR